TCCCTTTATGGCTCATGATCTTTATTTTTAGAATAATAAATGTATAAAATTAACAGGAATCAGACATAATAAATACTGATTAAAAAAAACATTAAAACAGAAATTCTGTCTTAATGTTTTTTAATTAAAATTGATATGAATGTTTGAAATTATCTTATTTGATTTTTTCTGAGAACCGATATTCCAGGTTTTGTCTTTCTTCTGCTAAGATACTCTTTCCGATTTGAGCAGGTGAAAAGGTTTTTGTATAAAAAGGATTATTCCAATGATCCTTCCATGGAGAAATGTTACCCCAAGAGTATATGCTTTTAGGATCAGTGTAATGTCTTTCAATATTTTCTCTGGCTGTTTTCAGTTCTTCTTCGGACAAATGTTCTTCGGAGCATGAAGCTAAACCAGCTATGCCAATCAATGATAAAAATACTGTTTTGGTAATTTTCATAATATTTTTTTCAAGTTAGAATTTATAGTTTACCTGCACAGCAAAGTTTCTTGGCTGAATCTGATCGATATATCCTCCTCTGAAATAAGAGCTGTACCCTACGCTGTCAAAAATATTATTAAAGAATACTCTTATTCCCATTCCGTTTTTCATAGCATACCCTACCTGAGCATCTACCGTAGTGTACTCCGGCATATCGAAAGGTTTATCTCCCGGTTTCACACTGTTCAGGTGGCCTGCTGTAAATGTTTTCTGAGTCCATTCATCAACCGGTCTTTTTCCTACATAGTAAATTCCTGCACCTACATCAAGTCCTGATAAAGTTCCTTTGTTGAATTTATAATTCAACCATCCGTTTGCAGTGTGCTTAGGAGCATTCATTGGTGCAGATCCATTGATGTAAGCCGGGCTGTCCTGATATTGTGCATCCAGATAAGCCCATCCAGACATCACCTGAAGGTTGGGAAGAATTCTTCCGATTAATTCTACTTCTACTCCTTTTCTTCTAAGATTTCCTGCAAGACCATACATGGTTTGTTTGTCAATTACTACAGGGTTGTAATTTTCATCAAGGATGGTGAAAGAAAGGTGACCCGTTTTAATGTCAAATACTGTTACATTAAATCTAAGACGCTCATTGAACCAGTCTGATTTAACACCTGCTTCCCACTGCTTAGTCATTGATGGGCCTACTCTTCCTCCATCTAAAAGGAAGTTATTGGAAGATCTTAAAGAGGTTGTTGTGGTGTATGATCCGAATACGTTCACATTTGGAAGCGGAGAAACAATTAATCCGAAATTAGGATTCCATGTATCTACAGACTCGTTAGCAGAACCATTCAATCTGCTGTAACGGACTCCTAAATGTGCTTTCACATATTTCCCGATCGTCATTACATCCTGAGCCATAGCCCCGATACTTGGTGTCAGTACTGGGTTTGACCTTCCAAGGCTTTTGTAAATAACATTTACAGGAAGCTGATTCGGAATACTTCCGTTTACTACATCAAAAATATCCAGTGGATTGGCAGCATAAGTTGTACTTCCGATTTTTGTAGCACGAGCGGTAATTAAATTCCCAGGTGCAATTGAGTTTTTATAAGCTTCATAAGTTGTTGATGAAGTTTCTGTCTCTCTCCAGTCAAAACCAACCTGGAATGTATGATTAATAAATCCTGTTTTTATCTGTTCTCCGATGAAGTCTAACTGTAATACTTTATTGATATCTTCACCCTGCGATTTTCCTATGGTACGCTGTCTGATATTATAGTTCGTTTCACCTTCCGGTAATGATACAGATGAAGCTTCTGAATCAGTGTTGCTTACAGAATTAACGAAAGCTGCTCTTACTTTTAATTTATCGGTAAGGTTACGAACGATTGTCGTAGCGAAATTGAAAGTTTCTGTTTTTGAATAATCAGATGCATATCCTAAAAACTTCCCTTTTGGCATATGATATAATGCTTCAACGGTTCCCGGAGCAAGGTTAATAGTTCCTCTGTCCGGTGTTCTTTTATCATGTAGATAATCCATTTCCACATTGATTAATGTTTTATCATCCGGACGGAAAGCAATTGATGGATTTACATAAATTCTTTCTCCTTTAACATGGCTTCTGAATGAATTATTATTCTGATACGCCCCATTGAATCTAACCGCTACTTTACCCTGAGAATCCAATACTCTCTGGAAGTCTACTGTAGGTCTGTAAAAATCCCAGCTTCCATAACGGAATCCTACATTAGTCTGATCAATAAACTGTGGCCTTTTCGTCACCACATTGATCACTCCTCCTGCAGATCCAAGACCATTTCCTATTCCCTGGCCAATGGCAGCAGATCCTTTGATCACCTGAATACTTTCTACTCCCTGCATATCTGTGATCATCCCTGCAGTACGGAAATCTGAATCCAGCTGAACGCCGTTTTTCAATACGGGGACTCCACGGTATCCTCTGATGGACATACTTTCGTTTCCTCCACCATAACTTGAAAATAAAGTTACTCCCGGAACATTTTTGGCAACATCAGTGACTGTAAGCGCTCCTAATTCTTCAATTGCTTTATGGGAGATTACTGAAATACTCTGAATCTGGTCTCTGGTTTTCAAAGGCAATCTTGTAATGGCATCAAGACCTTGCGGCTGCTTCTTTCTCTCACCAAACAGTTCTACTTCTTCAATTTTCTTGTGTTTTACTGAATCATTTACTTTCTGCGCATTGGCAAAAACCCCACCTAATAATAGCAGAGAAAAGGATACTACTTTATTCATCTGATAATTTTTTGCAAAATTATTATTTTTATTAATTCTAAATAAATGAAAACAAGTGACATATGTCACCCTAAAAAGAAGTATTAATATCAGATCATCAATCCTTCCCAAAGACTCTTTAAGATCTCCAAACAGATCATATTAATCATTAGAGGTTATCCTATCAGGAATTTTTATGGTTATGGAAAGTATAATCAAAAAAAAGCAAGTTCACCGGATTGCGAACTTGCTTTTAGCTATAATTTAATGAATAAGTTATCAGTTTTTGATGTCTTATCTCTTATCTGAACTCTCGTCCAGACTATCTAATCAAGAGCCGGCATTAACATATACAGCTCTGCCATTTAAAGGTTGAACAAGGCGGAAATTCGGTTCCGTATAAATTAATTTATATGAATTAAATTGATCCGTGGATATTTGTTGTTTGTTTTTAAATACAAACCAGGTTACCGGACCTTCATTGGTTAGCGCAGAGCTGGCACCAAAATTAGGAGTAGTTAATGATCCGCTATAGGTGTAATATTGACGCTGATCTGCCGGCAGTAAACTGGTGATATAAAATACGGCTTTTGAAGAGGTAATCCCATTGCTTACTGCCGGGGATTGAGCAAATAAATTTTGCAGCGATGCGTTACCGTTTCCAACATCCACTAAAACACTTATAACAGCATAGGAATTGTCTGCTGCTACATTCACAAAATGAATTTCCATGGTACTGTACTTACCATCAATTGTATGTTCACTGTTGTAATGAAAATGGAAGTTGACAAGATTATATCTTTTCCCATTTACTGTAACATAGTTGTTGGCATTATCCGTATTATTAACATTTACTTTCAGATTTTCTCCTTCATTATTAACGACTGAATCCAGCGTAACTGCTCCATAATGGATAATAGGATCTGTACTGTGAAAAGCAATTGCTTTTGAAGTTTCAATATTAATAGGTGATTGCGATTCTGCAACAACATCAGTAAAACTGGAGGTCAATATAGGTGTACTGATCACATTTGAAGGGAAAGCAGTAAGCTCATTATTATATTCATCTTTATCACTATGGCATGAAACCAATAGAAACATAGGAACAATTCCCAAAAAGGCTACCGCCTGTTTTGCATTGAACATTTTCTTCAATACAAAATTTTTTTTCTTAATCATTTGTATAAACTGTTTGTTATTTTTAGCAGTCTAAATATAAATACAATCGTAATTGATATCAGATCCGCAATCCATTTTTAACTGAAAATTAATCGGAATTAAAATCCCATAAAATGATTAAAAAAATTGGTCTTATGAATATATTAAATAAAAAAAATCCGTCCCTAAAAAGGAACGGATCTGTATAATCATTGCAAAGTATGCATTTATCACACTTTAATTTCAACGTCTACACCTGAAGGAAGTTCTAATTTCATTAGAGCATCTACAGTTTTAGAAGAAGAAGAGTAGATATCCATTAGTCTCTTGTGAGCTGAAAGTTGGAACTGCTCTCTTGCTTTTTTGTTTACGTGCGGAGATCTCAACACTGTGAAGATTCTCTTGTTCGTTGGCAATGGAATTGGACCGTTTACAACAGCACCAGTAGCCTTTACCGTTTTTACGATTTTCTCAGCAGACTTGTCTACCAAGTTGTAATCGTAAGATTTTAGTTTTATTCTGATTCTTTGTGACATTTCTTTAATTTAAAAATTAACCTTTTGCTTTAGCTATGATTTCTTCAGCAACGTTTTGTGGAGTAGCTTGGTACTTCTCTAATTCCATAGAAGAAGTAGCTCTTCCTGATGAAAGTGTTCTTAGAGTAGTTACATATCCAAACATTTCAGAAAGTGGAACAGAACCTTTGATTACAACAGCACCGTTTTTCTCTTCCTGACCACTGATAGTACCTCTTCTTTTGTTAAGGTCACCAATGATGTTACCCATATATTCTTCCGGAGTTACAACTTCCAGTTTCATAATTGGCTCCATAATTACTGGCTTAGCAGCACGTCCCGCTTCTTTAAATCCTAATTTAGCAGCCATTTCAAATGAAAGAGCATCAGAATCCACTGCGTGGAAAGATCCATCTTTAAGAGTAACTTTAATACCTTCAACTTCGAAACCAGCCAATGGACCGTTCTTCATTGCAGCTTTAAATCCTTTTTCAATTGCAGGAACAAATTCTCTAGGAACGTTACCACCTTTGATCTCATTGATGAATTCTAAACCAACTTTACCTTCGTCTGCAGGTCCTAGTTCAAATACAATATCAGCAAATTTACCTTTACCACCAGATTGTTTTTTGTAAACTTCTCTGTGTTGAGCAACTTTTGTTAAGTTTTCTTTGTACTCTACCTGAGGCTGTCCCTGGTTAACTTCAACCTTGAACTCTCTCTTCATACGGTCTACAATGATATCTAAGTGAAGCTCACCCATACCAGAGATAATCGTTTGTCCAGAAGCTTCGTCAGTTCTAACAGTAAACGTAGGATCTTCTTCAGCCAGTTTAGCTAGAGCGTTACCCATTTTATCCTGGTCAGCTTTAGTTTTAGGCTCAACAGCGATACCAATTACCGGATCAGGGAAAACCATAGATTCAAGAATGATCGGGTTTTTCTCATCACACATTGTATCACCAGTTTTGATAGACTTGAATCCTACTGCTGCACCAATATCACCAGCTTCAATATATTCTACTGGGTTTTGCTTGTTAGCGTGCATCTGATAGATTCTAGAGATTCTTTCTTTATCTCCTGAACGAGTGTTCAAGATATAAGAACCAGCATCAAGTCTTCCAGAGTATGCTCTGAAGAATGCTAATCTTCCCACGAACGGGTCAGTCGCAATCTTAAATGCTAAAGCTGCAAAAGGCTCATCTACAGATGGCTTTCTTGTAATTTCAGCGTCTGTTCTTGGATCAGTACCTTTGATATCATCTTTATCCAATGGAGAAGGCAAGTATTTACATACTGCATCCAGCATAAACTGTACTCCTTTGTTCTTGAATGAAGAACCACAAGTCATTGGGATAATAGATAAATCGATAGTAGCAGCTCTCAATGCAGCATTGATTTCTTCTTCTGTAATTGAATCTGGATCTTCGAAGAATTTCTCCATCAAAGTTTCGTCATATTCAGAAACAGCTTCTACTAATTTCTCTCTATATTCTAAAACTTCATCTTTCATATCTTCAGGAATTGGCACTACTTCGAAAGTAGCTCCTTGTCCTGCTTCATCCCAGATGATAGCTCTGTTTTTAATTAAGTCAACAACCCCTTTGAAATCTTCTTCAGCACCGATTGGTAAAACGATTGGAACTGCGTTAGATCCTAACATGTCTTTAACCTGGTTTACCACGTTAAGGAAGTCAGCACCTTGTCTGTCCATTTTGTTTACGAATCCCATTCTTGCAACTTTGTAGTTGTCAGCAAGTCTCCAGTTTGTTTCAGACTGAGGCTCTACTCCATCTACTGCAGAGAACAAGAATACCAATCCATCTAATACTCTTAAAGATCTGTTTACTTCTACAGTGAAGTCAACGTGTCCCGGTGTATCGATAATGTTGAAGTGATAAGGTTTAGTGTCTGCAACAGGTTTTCCTTGATCTGTTGGAAAGTTCCAAGAACAAGTAGTTGCAGCAGAAGTAATAGTAATACCTCTTTCTGCTTCCTGCTCCATCCAGTCCATTGTAGAAGCACCATCGTGAACTTCTCCAATTTTGTGGTTTACCCCTGTATAGAATAAGATTCTTTCTGTAGTAGTAGTTTTACCAGCATCAATGTGAGCGGCAATACCAATATTTCTTGTAAATTTAAGATCTCTACTCATTTCTAATTAGAATTTAAAGTGTGAGAAAGCTTTGTTAGCTTCCGCCATTTTGTGAGTATCAGATTTCTTTTTGAAAGCAGCACCTTCTTCTCTTGAAGCAGCTACTACTTCATTAGCTAATTTCAAAGCCATAGACTTATCATTTCTCTTTTTAGAGTAGCTAATTAACCATTTCATTGCCATAGAAATCTTTCTGTCAGCTCTGATTGGCATTGGAATCTGAAAGTTAGCTCCACCTACTCTTCTAGAACGTACTTCTACGTGAGGCATTACATTTGTAAGTGCATCTTTCCAAATTTCAAGTGCAGTTTTTTCAGTTTCTCCTTTTTTAGTTTCTACGATATCTAATGCATCATAGAAAATTTTGAATGCGATTGACTTCTTACCGTCAAGCATTAAGTTGTTTACGAATCTCGTTACCAATTGATCATTAAATTTCGGATCTGGTAACAACGGTCTTTTTTTCGCTTTTGTCTTTCTCATTGCTTTTGTACCTTATTTAATGATTATTTTTTCTTTCCTTTTGCAGGTGCAGCAGCTGCTTGTCCTGGTTTAGGTCTCTTAGCTCCGTACTTAGATCTTCTCTGAGTTCTTCCATTTACACCAGCGGTGTCTAATGCACCTCTTACGATGTGGTAACGTACTCCCGGTAGGTCTTTCACCCTTCCGCCTCTAACCAATACTATCGAGTGCTCTTGAAGATTATGTCCTTCGCCCGGGATATAGGCGTTAACTTCTTTACCGTTAGAAAGTCTTACCCTTGCTACTTTTCTAAGTGCAGAGTTAGGTTTCTTAGGTGTAGTTGTATATACTCTCGTACATACACCACGTCTTTGTGGACAAGAATCAAGGGCAGCCGATTTGCT
The nucleotide sequence above comes from Chryseobacterium sp. 7. Encoded proteins:
- a CDS encoding TonB-dependent siderophore receptor gives rise to the protein MNKVVSFSLLLLGGVFANAQKVNDSVKHKKIEEVELFGERKKQPQGLDAITRLPLKTRDQIQSISVISHKAIEELGALTVTDVAKNVPGVTLFSSYGGGNESMSIRGYRGVPVLKNGVQLDSDFRTAGMITDMQGVESIQVIKGSAAIGQGIGNGLGSAGGVINVVTKRPQFIDQTNVGFRYGSWDFYRPTVDFQRVLDSQGKVAVRFNGAYQNNNSFRSHVKGERIYVNPSIAFRPDDKTLINVEMDYLHDKRTPDRGTINLAPGTVEALYHMPKGKFLGYASDYSKTETFNFATTIVRNLTDKLKVRAAFVNSVSNTDSEASSVSLPEGETNYNIRQRTIGKSQGEDINKVLQLDFIGEQIKTGFINHTFQVGFDWRETETSSTTYEAYKNSIAPGNLITARATKIGSTTYAANPLDIFDVVNGSIPNQLPVNVIYKSLGRSNPVLTPSIGAMAQDVMTIGKYVKAHLGVRYSRLNGSANESVDTWNPNFGLIVSPLPNVNVFGSYTTTTSLRSSNNFLLDGGRVGPSMTKQWEAGVKSDWFNERLRFNVTVFDIKTGHLSFTILDENYNPVVIDKQTMYGLAGNLRRKGVEVELIGRILPNLQVMSGWAYLDAQYQDSPAYINGSAPMNAPKHTANGWLNYKFNKGTLSGLDVGAGIYYVGKRPVDEWTQKTFTAGHLNSVKPGDKPFDMPEYTTVDAQVGYAMKNGMGIRVFFNNIFDSVGYSSYFRGGYIDQIQPRNFAVQVNYKF
- a CDS encoding carbonic anhydrase family protein; the encoded protein is MIKKKNFVLKKMFNAKQAVAFLGIVPMFLLVSCHSDKDEYNNELTAFPSNVISTPILTSSFTDVVAESQSPINIETSKAIAFHSTDPIIHYGAVTLDSVVNNEGENLKVNVNNTDNANNYVTVNGKRYNLVNFHFHYNSEHTIDGKYSTMEIHFVNVAADNSYAVISVLVDVGNGNASLQNLFAQSPAVSNGITSSKAVFYITSLLPADQRQYYTYSGSLTTPNFGASSALTNEGPVTWFVFKNKQQISTDQFNSYKLIYTEPNFRLVQPLNGRAVYVNAGS
- the rpsJ gene encoding 30S ribosomal protein S10, which translates into the protein MSQRIRIKLKSYDYNLVDKSAEKIVKTVKATGAVVNGPIPLPTNKRIFTVLRSPHVNKKAREQFQLSAHKRLMDIYSSSSKTVDALMKLELPSGVDVEIKV
- the fusA gene encoding elongation factor G, which produces MSRDLKFTRNIGIAAHIDAGKTTTTERILFYTGVNHKIGEVHDGASTMDWMEQEAERGITITSAATTCSWNFPTDQGKPVADTKPYHFNIIDTPGHVDFTVEVNRSLRVLDGLVFLFSAVDGVEPQSETNWRLADNYKVARMGFVNKMDRQGADFLNVVNQVKDMLGSNAVPIVLPIGAEEDFKGVVDLIKNRAIIWDEAGQGATFEVVPIPEDMKDEVLEYREKLVEAVSEYDETLMEKFFEDPDSITEEEINAALRAATIDLSIIPMTCGSSFKNKGVQFMLDAVCKYLPSPLDKDDIKGTDPRTDAEITRKPSVDEPFAALAFKIATDPFVGRLAFFRAYSGRLDAGSYILNTRSGDKERISRIYQMHANKQNPVEYIEAGDIGAAVGFKSIKTGDTMCDEKNPIILESMVFPDPVIGIAVEPKTKADQDKMGNALAKLAEEDPTFTVRTDEASGQTIISGMGELHLDIIVDRMKREFKVEVNQGQPQVEYKENLTKVAQHREVYKKQSGGKGKFADIVFELGPADEGKVGLEFINEIKGGNVPREFVPAIEKGFKAAMKNGPLAGFEVEGIKVTLKDGSFHAVDSDALSFEMAAKLGFKEAGRAAKPVIMEPIMKLEVVTPEEYMGNIIGDLNKRRGTISGQEEKNGAVVIKGSVPLSEMFGYVTTLRTLSSGRATSSMELEKYQATPQNVAEEIIAKAKG
- the rpsG gene encoding 30S ribosomal protein S7, with translation MRKTKAKKRPLLPDPKFNDQLVTRFVNNLMLDGKKSIAFKIFYDALDIVETKKGETEKTALEIWKDALTNVMPHVEVRSRRVGGANFQIPMPIRADRKISMAMKWLISYSKKRNDKSMALKLANEVVAASREEGAAFKKKSDTHKMAEANKAFSHFKF
- the rpsL gene encoding 30S ribosomal protein S12 codes for the protein MPTIQQLVRKGRATLAKKSKSAALDSCPQRRGVCTRVYTTTPKKPNSALRKVARVRLSNGKEVNAYIPGEGHNLQEHSIVLVRGGRVKDLPGVRYHIVRGALDTAGVNGRTQRRSKYGAKRPKPGQAAAAPAKGKKK